A region from the Salvia splendens isolate huo1 chromosome 15, SspV2, whole genome shotgun sequence genome encodes:
- the LOC121767963 gene encoding ISWI chromatin-remodeling complex ATPase CHR11-like isoform X3 yields the protein MAKSSRAFDSSDDYMSNSSSEEEEVRDQPEDVDDEELETVAGSSEEEDAAEDITGDDDEENEVDYTVNTEISKKEKSRLKEMQLMKGKKIQEILDAQNAVIDADMNKKGKGRLNYLLQQTELFAHFAKGSQSASQKKAKGRGRHASKLTEEEEDEEYLKEEEDVHSGAGGTRLVAQPSCIQGKMRDYQLAGLNWLIRIYENGINGILADEMGLGKTLQTISLLGYLHEFRGITGPHMVVAPKSTLGNWMNEIKRFCPILRAIKFLGNPEERRYVREELLVAGKFDVCVTSFEMAIKEKTVLRKFSWRYIIIDEAHRIKNENSLLSKTMRLFNTNFRLLITGTPLQNNLHELWSLLNFLLPEIFSSSETFDEWFQISGENDEQEVVQQLHKVLRPFLLRRLKSDVEKGLPPKKETILKVGMSQMQKQYYRALLQKDLEVVNAGGERKRLLNVAMQLRKCCNHPYLFQGAEPGPPYTTGEHIIEHAGKMVLLDKLLPKLKERDSRVLIFSQMTRLLDILEDYLIFRGHYYCRIDGNTGGEDRDASIEAFNKPGSEKFVFLLSTRAGGLGINLATADVVIIYDSDWNPQADLQAQDRAHRIGQKKEVQVFRFCTEYTIEEKVIERAYKKLALDALVIQQGRLAEQKTVNKDELLQMVRFGAEMVFNSKDSTITDEDIDRIIAKGEEITAELDAKMKKFTEDAIKFKMNDSADLYNFEDEKDENKFDIKKIVSDNWTEPPKRERKRNYCESEYSKQTQRQAGPAKPKEPRIPRMPQLHDFQFFNMQRLSELFEKEVRHLMQANQKIQAKDAMEVDEREDVGEPLTAEEQEEKEQLLEEGFSTWSRRDFNSFIRACEKYGRNDIRSVASEMEGKTAEEVERYATVFKERI from the exons ATGGCGAAATCGTCGCGAGCTTTCGACTCATCCGACGACTACATGTCGAATTCATCCTCGGAAGAAGAGGAGGTCAGGGATCAACCCGAGGACGTCGACGACGAGGAGTTGGAAACCGTCGCGGGGTCCTCCGAAGAAGAGGATGCGGCGGAGGATATAACCGGAGACGATGACGAGGAAAATGAG GTCGATTATACTGTCAACACTGAAATTTCTAAGAAGGAAAAATCCAGGCTAAAAGAAATGCAGTTGATGAAGGGTAAAAAGATCCAAGAAATTCTTGATGCTCAGAATGCCGTTATTGATGCTGATATG AACAAGAAAGGAAAGGGCCGGCTGAATTATCTACTGCAGCAGACGGAGTTATTTGCTCATTTTGCTAAAGGGAGTCAGTCTGCATCTCAAAAGAAGGCAAAAGGAAG AGGTCGGCATGCATCTAAGTTAactgaagaggaagaagatgaagaatatctcaaggaagaagaagatgttcATTCTGGAGCTGGAGGTACAAGACTAGTGGCACAACCATCTT GTATTCAAGGAAAAATGAGGGATTACCAACTTGCTGGTTTAAACTGGCTTATACGGATCTATGAGAATGGCATTAATGGAATACTCGCTGACGAAATG gGGCTCGGTAAAACATTGCAAACTATATCCCTGCTTGGTTATTTGCATGAGTTCAGAGGGATTACGGGCCCTCACATGGTTGTTGCTCCAAAATCCACACTTGGGAATTGGATGAACGAAATCAAACGTTTTTGTCCTATTTTGCGTGCTATTAAGTTTCTTGGAAATCCTGAAGAAAGA AGATATGTACGTGAGGAATTGCTTGTTGCCGGCAAATTTGATGTTTGTGTGACAAGTTTTGAAATGGCCATTAAGGAGAAGACTGTCTTGCGCAAATTCAGTTGGCGCTATATCATCATTGATGAAGCTCATCGGATCAAGAATGAGAATTCTCTTCTCTCAAAAACAATGAGACTTTTTAATACCAACTTCAGACTTTTAATTACAGGAACACCACTCCAG AATAATCTTCATGAGCTCTGGTCTCTCCTTAACTTTTTGCTTCCGGAAATATTTAGCTCTTCTGAGACTTTTGATGAATGGTTCCAAATTTCTGGAGAAAATGATGAACAGGAAGTTGTGCAGCAACTTCACAAG GTTCTTCGGCCCTTCCTTCTAAGAAGGCTGAAATCTGATGTTGAGAAAGGTTTGCCTCCGAAGAAAGAGACAATCCTTAAGGTTGGTATGTCTCAGATGCAAAAGCAGTACTATAGGGCATTGCTACAGAAAGATCTTGAGGTTGTGAATGCTGGTGGAGAACGCAAACGTCTCCTCAACGTGGCCATGCAACTAAGGAAGTGTTGCAATCATCCATATTTATTCCAAGGTGCTGAACCTGGTCCACCTTATACTACTGGAGAACATATAATAGAACATGCTG GCAAGATGGTTCTTCTTGACAAGCTGCTTCCAAAATTAAAGGAGCGTGATTCCAGGGTTCTGATATTTTCACAG ATGACAAGGCTGCTGGACATTCTTGAAGACTACTTGATATTCCGTGGACATTATTACTGCAGGATTGATGGAAATACTGGTGGTGAAGACCGAGATGCTTCTATTGAAGCTTTCAACAAACCAGGAAGtgaaaaatttgtttttctGCTCTCTACTAGAGCTGGGGGACTTGGTATTAACCTTGCAACTGCTGATGTTGTCATTATTTACGACAGTGATTG GAACCCACAGGCTGACCTACAGGCTCAGGACCGTGCTCACAGGATTGGACAAAAGAAGGAAGTCCAAGTTTTTCGATTCTGCACTGAG TATACCATTGAGGAAAAGGTGATTGAGAGGGCCTATAAAAAGCTGGCCCTTGACGCTTTGGTGATCCAACAGGGTCGGCTAGCAGAACAAAAGA CTGTGAACAAAGATGAGCTATTGCAAATGGTGAGATTTGGCGCGGAAATGGTTTTCAATTCCAAAGACAGCACAATAACAGATGAAGATATTGATAGAATTATTGCCAAGGGAGAAGAGATTACTGCTGAACTCGACGCCAAGATGAAAAAATTTACTGAAGATGCCatcaaatttaaaatgaatGATA GTGCTGACTTGTATAATTTTGAAGATGAGAAG GATGAAAATAAATTTGATATCAAGAAAATTGTCAGTGATAACTGGACGGAACCTCCGAAAAGAGAGAGGAAGCGCAA TTACTGTGAATCTGAGTACTCTAAGCAAACGCAGCGTCAAGCTGGTCCTGCAAAACCAAAAGAACCTAGAATTCCTCGCATGCCGCAATT GCACGACTTCCAATTCTTCAATATGCAACGTCTCAGTGAATTGTTTGAAAAAGAAGTCCGGCATCTTATG CAGGCGAATCAGAAGATTCAAGCTAAAGATGCTATGGAGGTGGATGAACGTGAAG ATGTGGGAGAGCCTTTGACTGCTGAGGAGCAGGAAGAGAAAGAGCAACTGCTGGAAGAA GGATTTTCAACATGGAGCAGACGAGACTTCAACAGTTTCATTAGGGCCTGTGAAAAGTATGGTAGAAATGATATCAGAAGTGTTGCCTCTGAAATGGAAGGGAAAACAGCGGAAGAGGTCGAAAGATATGCTACAGTTTTCAAAGAAAG AATATGA
- the LOC121767963 gene encoding ISWI chromatin-remodeling complex ATPase CHR11-like isoform X1: MAKSSRAFDSSDDYMSNSSSEEEEVRDQPEDVDDEELETVAGSSEEEDAAEDITGDDDEENEVDYTVNTEISKKEKSRLKEMQLMKGKKIQEILDAQNAVIDADMNKKGKGRLNYLLQQTELFAHFAKGSQSASQKKAKGRGRHASKLTEEEEDEEYLKEEEDVHSGAGGTRLVAQPSCIQGKMRDYQLAGLNWLIRIYENGINGILADEMGLGKTLQTISLLGYLHEFRGITGPHMVVAPKSTLGNWMNEIKRFCPILRAIKFLGNPEERRYVREELLVAGKFDVCVTSFEMAIKEKTVLRKFSWRYIIIDEAHRIKNENSLLSKTMRLFNTNFRLLITGTPLQNNLHELWSLLNFLLPEIFSSSETFDEWFQISGENDEQEVVQQLHKVLRPFLLRRLKSDVEKGLPPKKETILKVGMSQMQKQYYRALLQKDLEVVNAGGERKRLLNVAMQLRKCCNHPYLFQGAEPGPPYTTGEHIIEHAGKMVLLDKLLPKLKERDSRVLIFSQMTRLLDILEDYLIFRGHYYCRIDGNTGGEDRDASIEAFNKPGSEKFVFLLSTRAGGLGINLATADVVIIYDSDWNPQADLQAQDRAHRIGQKKEVQVFRFCTEYTIEEKVIERAYKKLALDALVIQQGRLAEQKTVNKDELLQMVRFGAEMVFNSKDSTITDEDIDRIIAKGEEITAELDAKMKKFTEDAIKFKMNDSADLYNFEDEKDENKFDIKKIVSDNWTEPPKRERKRNYCESEYSKQTQRQAGPAKPKEPRIPRMPQLHDFQFFNMQRLSELFEKEVRHLMQANQKIQAKDAMEVDEREDVGEPLTAEEQEEKEQLLEEGFSTWSRRDFNSFIRACEKYGRNDIRSVASEMEGKTAEEVERYATVFKERYKELNEYDRIIKNIERGEARISRKNEIMKAIRKKLDRYKNPWLELKIHYGQNKGKLYNEECDRFMICMVHKLGYGNWDELKSAFRTSHLFRFDWFVKSRTTQELARRCDTLIRLVERENQEHDERERLARREKKLAKNMTPPKRASSRYATESPPSTMKKRNKFSMDDNGSTSARRRK, translated from the exons ATGGCGAAATCGTCGCGAGCTTTCGACTCATCCGACGACTACATGTCGAATTCATCCTCGGAAGAAGAGGAGGTCAGGGATCAACCCGAGGACGTCGACGACGAGGAGTTGGAAACCGTCGCGGGGTCCTCCGAAGAAGAGGATGCGGCGGAGGATATAACCGGAGACGATGACGAGGAAAATGAG GTCGATTATACTGTCAACACTGAAATTTCTAAGAAGGAAAAATCCAGGCTAAAAGAAATGCAGTTGATGAAGGGTAAAAAGATCCAAGAAATTCTTGATGCTCAGAATGCCGTTATTGATGCTGATATG AACAAGAAAGGAAAGGGCCGGCTGAATTATCTACTGCAGCAGACGGAGTTATTTGCTCATTTTGCTAAAGGGAGTCAGTCTGCATCTCAAAAGAAGGCAAAAGGAAG AGGTCGGCATGCATCTAAGTTAactgaagaggaagaagatgaagaatatctcaaggaagaagaagatgttcATTCTGGAGCTGGAGGTACAAGACTAGTGGCACAACCATCTT GTATTCAAGGAAAAATGAGGGATTACCAACTTGCTGGTTTAAACTGGCTTATACGGATCTATGAGAATGGCATTAATGGAATACTCGCTGACGAAATG gGGCTCGGTAAAACATTGCAAACTATATCCCTGCTTGGTTATTTGCATGAGTTCAGAGGGATTACGGGCCCTCACATGGTTGTTGCTCCAAAATCCACACTTGGGAATTGGATGAACGAAATCAAACGTTTTTGTCCTATTTTGCGTGCTATTAAGTTTCTTGGAAATCCTGAAGAAAGA AGATATGTACGTGAGGAATTGCTTGTTGCCGGCAAATTTGATGTTTGTGTGACAAGTTTTGAAATGGCCATTAAGGAGAAGACTGTCTTGCGCAAATTCAGTTGGCGCTATATCATCATTGATGAAGCTCATCGGATCAAGAATGAGAATTCTCTTCTCTCAAAAACAATGAGACTTTTTAATACCAACTTCAGACTTTTAATTACAGGAACACCACTCCAG AATAATCTTCATGAGCTCTGGTCTCTCCTTAACTTTTTGCTTCCGGAAATATTTAGCTCTTCTGAGACTTTTGATGAATGGTTCCAAATTTCTGGAGAAAATGATGAACAGGAAGTTGTGCAGCAACTTCACAAG GTTCTTCGGCCCTTCCTTCTAAGAAGGCTGAAATCTGATGTTGAGAAAGGTTTGCCTCCGAAGAAAGAGACAATCCTTAAGGTTGGTATGTCTCAGATGCAAAAGCAGTACTATAGGGCATTGCTACAGAAAGATCTTGAGGTTGTGAATGCTGGTGGAGAACGCAAACGTCTCCTCAACGTGGCCATGCAACTAAGGAAGTGTTGCAATCATCCATATTTATTCCAAGGTGCTGAACCTGGTCCACCTTATACTACTGGAGAACATATAATAGAACATGCTG GCAAGATGGTTCTTCTTGACAAGCTGCTTCCAAAATTAAAGGAGCGTGATTCCAGGGTTCTGATATTTTCACAG ATGACAAGGCTGCTGGACATTCTTGAAGACTACTTGATATTCCGTGGACATTATTACTGCAGGATTGATGGAAATACTGGTGGTGAAGACCGAGATGCTTCTATTGAAGCTTTCAACAAACCAGGAAGtgaaaaatttgtttttctGCTCTCTACTAGAGCTGGGGGACTTGGTATTAACCTTGCAACTGCTGATGTTGTCATTATTTACGACAGTGATTG GAACCCACAGGCTGACCTACAGGCTCAGGACCGTGCTCACAGGATTGGACAAAAGAAGGAAGTCCAAGTTTTTCGATTCTGCACTGAG TATACCATTGAGGAAAAGGTGATTGAGAGGGCCTATAAAAAGCTGGCCCTTGACGCTTTGGTGATCCAACAGGGTCGGCTAGCAGAACAAAAGA CTGTGAACAAAGATGAGCTATTGCAAATGGTGAGATTTGGCGCGGAAATGGTTTTCAATTCCAAAGACAGCACAATAACAGATGAAGATATTGATAGAATTATTGCCAAGGGAGAAGAGATTACTGCTGAACTCGACGCCAAGATGAAAAAATTTACTGAAGATGCCatcaaatttaaaatgaatGATA GTGCTGACTTGTATAATTTTGAAGATGAGAAG GATGAAAATAAATTTGATATCAAGAAAATTGTCAGTGATAACTGGACGGAACCTCCGAAAAGAGAGAGGAAGCGCAA TTACTGTGAATCTGAGTACTCTAAGCAAACGCAGCGTCAAGCTGGTCCTGCAAAACCAAAAGAACCTAGAATTCCTCGCATGCCGCAATT GCACGACTTCCAATTCTTCAATATGCAACGTCTCAGTGAATTGTTTGAAAAAGAAGTCCGGCATCTTATG CAGGCGAATCAGAAGATTCAAGCTAAAGATGCTATGGAGGTGGATGAACGTGAAG ATGTGGGAGAGCCTTTGACTGCTGAGGAGCAGGAAGAGAAAGAGCAACTGCTGGAAGAA GGATTTTCAACATGGAGCAGACGAGACTTCAACAGTTTCATTAGGGCCTGTGAAAAGTATGGTAGAAATGATATCAGAAGTGTTGCCTCTGAAATGGAAGGGAAAACAGCGGAAGAGGTCGAAAGATATGCTACAGTTTTCAAAGAAAGGTATAAAGAATTGAACG AATATGATAGAATAATAAAAAACATTGAAAGAGGGGAGGCAAGAATTTCGAGGAAAAACGAGATAATGAAAGCCATCCGGAAGAAACTAGATCGCTACAAGAACCCGTGGCTAGAATTGAAGATCCACTATGGCCAGAACAAAGGGAAGCTATACAATGAAGAATGCGACCGTTTCATG ATATGCATGGTGCACAAGCTTGGGTATGGGAACTGGGATGAGCTCAAGTCAGCCTTTCGTACCTCACATTTGTTTCGGTTTGATTGGTTTGTCAAGTCTCGAACCACTCAAGAACTCGCACGGAGATGTGACACCCTTATTCGACTGGTGGAGAGGGAAAACCAAGAGCATGATGAGAGGGAGAGACTGGCTCGCAGAGAGAAAAAGCTCGCCAAG AATATGACCCCACCTAAACGTGCGTCTTCAAGATATGCCACAGAAAGCCCTCCTTCGACAATGAAGAAGCGCAATAAATTCTCGATGGATGACAATGGGAGCACCTCG GCAAGGAGGAGAAAATGA
- the LOC121767963 gene encoding ISWI chromatin-remodeling complex ATPase CHR11-like isoform X2, with product MAKSSRAFDSSDDYMSNSSSEEEEVRDQPEDVDDEELETVAGSSEEEDAAEDITGDDDEENEVDYTVNTEISKKEKSRLKEMQLMKGKKIQEILDAQNAVIDADMNKKGKGRLNYLLQQTELFAHFAKGSQSASQKKAKGRGRHASKLTEEEEDEEYLKEEEDVHSGAGGTRLVAQPSCIQGKMRDYQLAGLNWLIRIYENGINGILADEMGLGKTLQTISLLGYLHEFRGITGPHMVVAPKSTLGNWMNEIKRFCPILRAIKFLGNPEERRYVREELLVAGKFDVCVTSFEMAIKEKTVLRKFSWRYIIIDEAHRIKNENSLLSKTMRLFNTNFRLLITGTPLQNNLHELWSLLNFLLPEIFSSSETFDEWFQISGENDEQEVVQQLHKVLRPFLLRRLKSDVEKGLPPKKETILKVGMSQMQKQYYRALLQKDLEVVNAGGERKRLLNVAMQLRKCCNHPYLFQGAEPGPPYTTGEHIIEHAGKMVLLDKLLPKLKERDSRVLIFSQMTRLLDILEDYLIFRGHYYCRIDGNTGGEDRDASIEAFNKPGSEKFVFLLSTRAGGLGINLATADVVIIYDSDWNPQADLQAQDRAHRIGQKKEVQVFRFCTEYTIEEKVIERAYKKLALDALVIQQGRLAEQKTVNKDELLQMVRFGAEMVFNSKDSTITDEDIDRIIAKGEEITAELDAKMKKFTEDAIKFKMNDSADLYNFEDEKDENKFDIKKIVSDNWTEPPKRERKRNYCESEYSKQTQRQAGPAKPKEPRIPRMPQLHDFQFFNMQRLSELFEKEVRHLMANQKIQAKDAMEVDEREDVGEPLTAEEQEEKEQLLEEGFSTWSRRDFNSFIRACEKYGRNDIRSVASEMEGKTAEEVERYATVFKERYKELNEYDRIIKNIERGEARISRKNEIMKAIRKKLDRYKNPWLELKIHYGQNKGKLYNEECDRFMICMVHKLGYGNWDELKSAFRTSHLFRFDWFVKSRTTQELARRCDTLIRLVERENQEHDERERLARREKKLAKNMTPPKRASSRYATESPPSTMKKRNKFSMDDNGSTSARRRK from the exons ATGGCGAAATCGTCGCGAGCTTTCGACTCATCCGACGACTACATGTCGAATTCATCCTCGGAAGAAGAGGAGGTCAGGGATCAACCCGAGGACGTCGACGACGAGGAGTTGGAAACCGTCGCGGGGTCCTCCGAAGAAGAGGATGCGGCGGAGGATATAACCGGAGACGATGACGAGGAAAATGAG GTCGATTATACTGTCAACACTGAAATTTCTAAGAAGGAAAAATCCAGGCTAAAAGAAATGCAGTTGATGAAGGGTAAAAAGATCCAAGAAATTCTTGATGCTCAGAATGCCGTTATTGATGCTGATATG AACAAGAAAGGAAAGGGCCGGCTGAATTATCTACTGCAGCAGACGGAGTTATTTGCTCATTTTGCTAAAGGGAGTCAGTCTGCATCTCAAAAGAAGGCAAAAGGAAG AGGTCGGCATGCATCTAAGTTAactgaagaggaagaagatgaagaatatctcaaggaagaagaagatgttcATTCTGGAGCTGGAGGTACAAGACTAGTGGCACAACCATCTT GTATTCAAGGAAAAATGAGGGATTACCAACTTGCTGGTTTAAACTGGCTTATACGGATCTATGAGAATGGCATTAATGGAATACTCGCTGACGAAATG gGGCTCGGTAAAACATTGCAAACTATATCCCTGCTTGGTTATTTGCATGAGTTCAGAGGGATTACGGGCCCTCACATGGTTGTTGCTCCAAAATCCACACTTGGGAATTGGATGAACGAAATCAAACGTTTTTGTCCTATTTTGCGTGCTATTAAGTTTCTTGGAAATCCTGAAGAAAGA AGATATGTACGTGAGGAATTGCTTGTTGCCGGCAAATTTGATGTTTGTGTGACAAGTTTTGAAATGGCCATTAAGGAGAAGACTGTCTTGCGCAAATTCAGTTGGCGCTATATCATCATTGATGAAGCTCATCGGATCAAGAATGAGAATTCTCTTCTCTCAAAAACAATGAGACTTTTTAATACCAACTTCAGACTTTTAATTACAGGAACACCACTCCAG AATAATCTTCATGAGCTCTGGTCTCTCCTTAACTTTTTGCTTCCGGAAATATTTAGCTCTTCTGAGACTTTTGATGAATGGTTCCAAATTTCTGGAGAAAATGATGAACAGGAAGTTGTGCAGCAACTTCACAAG GTTCTTCGGCCCTTCCTTCTAAGAAGGCTGAAATCTGATGTTGAGAAAGGTTTGCCTCCGAAGAAAGAGACAATCCTTAAGGTTGGTATGTCTCAGATGCAAAAGCAGTACTATAGGGCATTGCTACAGAAAGATCTTGAGGTTGTGAATGCTGGTGGAGAACGCAAACGTCTCCTCAACGTGGCCATGCAACTAAGGAAGTGTTGCAATCATCCATATTTATTCCAAGGTGCTGAACCTGGTCCACCTTATACTACTGGAGAACATATAATAGAACATGCTG GCAAGATGGTTCTTCTTGACAAGCTGCTTCCAAAATTAAAGGAGCGTGATTCCAGGGTTCTGATATTTTCACAG ATGACAAGGCTGCTGGACATTCTTGAAGACTACTTGATATTCCGTGGACATTATTACTGCAGGATTGATGGAAATACTGGTGGTGAAGACCGAGATGCTTCTATTGAAGCTTTCAACAAACCAGGAAGtgaaaaatttgtttttctGCTCTCTACTAGAGCTGGGGGACTTGGTATTAACCTTGCAACTGCTGATGTTGTCATTATTTACGACAGTGATTG GAACCCACAGGCTGACCTACAGGCTCAGGACCGTGCTCACAGGATTGGACAAAAGAAGGAAGTCCAAGTTTTTCGATTCTGCACTGAG TATACCATTGAGGAAAAGGTGATTGAGAGGGCCTATAAAAAGCTGGCCCTTGACGCTTTGGTGATCCAACAGGGTCGGCTAGCAGAACAAAAGA CTGTGAACAAAGATGAGCTATTGCAAATGGTGAGATTTGGCGCGGAAATGGTTTTCAATTCCAAAGACAGCACAATAACAGATGAAGATATTGATAGAATTATTGCCAAGGGAGAAGAGATTACTGCTGAACTCGACGCCAAGATGAAAAAATTTACTGAAGATGCCatcaaatttaaaatgaatGATA GTGCTGACTTGTATAATTTTGAAGATGAGAAG GATGAAAATAAATTTGATATCAAGAAAATTGTCAGTGATAACTGGACGGAACCTCCGAAAAGAGAGAGGAAGCGCAA TTACTGTGAATCTGAGTACTCTAAGCAAACGCAGCGTCAAGCTGGTCCTGCAAAACCAAAAGAACCTAGAATTCCTCGCATGCCGCAATT GCACGACTTCCAATTCTTCAATATGCAACGTCTCAGTGAATTGTTTGAAAAAGAAGTCCGGCATCTTATG GCGAATCAGAAGATTCAAGCTAAAGATGCTATGGAGGTGGATGAACGTGAAG ATGTGGGAGAGCCTTTGACTGCTGAGGAGCAGGAAGAGAAAGAGCAACTGCTGGAAGAA GGATTTTCAACATGGAGCAGACGAGACTTCAACAGTTTCATTAGGGCCTGTGAAAAGTATGGTAGAAATGATATCAGAAGTGTTGCCTCTGAAATGGAAGGGAAAACAGCGGAAGAGGTCGAAAGATATGCTACAGTTTTCAAAGAAAGGTATAAAGAATTGAACG AATATGATAGAATAATAAAAAACATTGAAAGAGGGGAGGCAAGAATTTCGAGGAAAAACGAGATAATGAAAGCCATCCGGAAGAAACTAGATCGCTACAAGAACCCGTGGCTAGAATTGAAGATCCACTATGGCCAGAACAAAGGGAAGCTATACAATGAAGAATGCGACCGTTTCATG ATATGCATGGTGCACAAGCTTGGGTATGGGAACTGGGATGAGCTCAAGTCAGCCTTTCGTACCTCACATTTGTTTCGGTTTGATTGGTTTGTCAAGTCTCGAACCACTCAAGAACTCGCACGGAGATGTGACACCCTTATTCGACTGGTGGAGAGGGAAAACCAAGAGCATGATGAGAGGGAGAGACTGGCTCGCAGAGAGAAAAAGCTCGCCAAG AATATGACCCCACCTAAACGTGCGTCTTCAAGATATGCCACAGAAAGCCCTCCTTCGACAATGAAGAAGCGCAATAAATTCTCGATGGATGACAATGGGAGCACCTCG GCAAGGAGGAGAAAATGA
- the LOC121767964 gene encoding serine/threonine-protein kinase PBL27-like, which translates to MGGCVPCFGSSNKDGNGNEFDNGVKEMGKKESFKDGSAAHSNSQVNRVNSDKSKARNSHDSKKEPGIPKEPTAHIAAQTFTFRDLAAATKNFRPECLLGEGGFGRVYKGKLESGQVVAVKQLDRNGLQGNREFLVEVLMLSLLHHQNLVNLIGYCADGDQRLLVYEYMPLGSLEDHLHDLPPDKQPLDWNTRMKIAAGAAKGLEYLHDKANPPVIYRDLKSSNILLDEDYFPKLSDFGLAKLGPVGDKTHVSTRVMGTYGYCAPEYAMTGQLTLKSDVYSFGVVFLELITGRKAIDNNRGAGEHNLVAWARPLFKDRRKFPKMADPDLQGQYPIRGLYQALAVAAMCLQEQAATRPFIGDVVTALTYLASQTYDPNSPSAQSNKTGPSTPRHRHERSASNGTDGLDDAGRGGHHRSSSTHKNSPDLRKRESPREFSVGGELRRIETSGGSGSKWGSDEPDRPDSRRDSPASAGRVRESSRNRDLERERAVALAKVWGENWRERKRTSAMGSFDGNE; encoded by the exons ATGGGTGGGTGTGTTCCTTGCTTTGGATCATCGAATAAGGATGGAAATGGCAATGAGTTTGATAATGGAGTGAAAGAAATGGGAAAAAAGGAGTCTTTCAAAGATGGTTCAGCTGCTCATTCTAATAGCCAAGTTAATAGAGTGAATTCAG ATAAATCAAAAGCTCGAAATAGTCATGATTCTAAGAAGGAACCAGGAATCCCGAAAGAGCCAACAGCCCACATTGCTGCCCAGACATTTACGTTCCGGGACCTTGCTGCAGCGACAAAGAATTTTAGACCGGAGTGCTTACTTGGTGAAGGTGGGTTTGGACGAGTTTACAAAGGAAAGTTGGAGTCGGGTCAG GTGGTCGCAGTTAAACAACTTGACCGGAATGGTCTTCAAGGGAATAGGGAATTTTTGGTGGAGGTTCTCATGCTTAGCTTGTTACACCATCAAAATCTCGTAAACTTGATCGGATATTGTGCTGATGGTGACCAGCGTCTGCTTGTTTATGAGTACATGCCATTGGGATCTCTGGAAGATCATTTACATG ATCTTCCACCCGATAAACAACCTTTGGACTGGAATACAAGGATGAAAATCGCTGCTGGGGCGGCCAAGGGACTAGAATACTTGCACGACAAAGCCAATCCACCTGTCATATACCGAGATCTAAAATCTTCTAATATCCTTCTTGATGAGGATTATTTTCCTAAGTTGTCGGATTTTGGGCTTGCAAAGTTGGGACCTGTTGGCGATAAAACTCACGTCTCAACTAGGGTGATGGGCACCTACGGCTATTGTGCTCCAGAATATGCCATGACTGGCCAGCTGACATTGAAATCTGATGTTTACAGTTTTGGAGTCGTCTTCCTCGAACTCATCACTGGTAGAAAGGCCATTGACAATAATCGAGGTGCAGGGGAGCATAATCTTGTTGCTTGG GCGAGGCCACTTTTCAAGGATCGAAGAAAGTTCCCCAAAATGGCCGATCCCGATTTACAAGGCCAGTATCCGATCCGAGGTCTGTATCAAGCGTTAGCAGTGGCTGCCATGTGCTTGCAAGAGCAGGCTGCCACGAGGCCTTTTATCGGGGACGTCGTGACAGCCTTGACGTATCTAGCGTCCCAAACGTACGATCCTAACTCGCCTTCTGCACAGAGTAATAAAACTGGCCCATCTACTCCTAGGCACAGGCACGAGAGGAGTGCATCCAATGGAACGGACGGTCTGGATGATGCAGGGCGTGGAGGCCACCATCGCTCCTCTTCCACCCACAAGAACTCGCCCGATTTGAGGAAGAGAGAGTCTCCGAGGGAGTTCAGTGTCGGTGGAGAGCTGCGAAGGATAGAAACCTCCGGTGGGTCCGGGAGCAAGTGGGGTTCAGATGAGCCGGATCGTCCCGACTCTCGTCGAGACAGCCCAGCGAGTGCAGGTAGAGTTAGAGAGAGTTCGAGGAATCGTGATCTGGAGAGAGAACGCGCCGTTGCTCTGGCCAAGGTGTGGGGTGAGAACTGGAGGGAGAGAAAGAGGACAAGTGCAATGGGTAGCTTCGATGGCAATGAATGA